AATCATCATCAGCCCTTGTTTGGTATTCTGGACGCCATCAGCCATCTGCTGTTCGAGGGCCGGGTCAATAGTAAAGACATGAATTGCGCCTTGCTCATTCCGATGCAGTTCGGTTATTTGTCGTTTGAGAGCCATGCGGACATACTCAGCAAGGACATCACTCTCCTTGGTCATCCCGATATAGTCAGCAATCGTTTCCACAATTGTCGCCAAGTCACGGACAGGTATTCTCTCGGCGAGAAGAGTCTGCAGGACTTTATGAAGTGTTCCGAGCGAAATAAGTTCCGGTATAACGGAATCGACCAGCGCAGGTGAGTCTTCTTTGAGCGTATCTACAAGATGACGAACATCCTGACGGGTAAGAATTTCCGGCGAGGCGGTACGGATAATTTCGGTCAGGTGAGTAGCAAGCACCGCGCTTGGAGAGACAACGGTGTAGCCGCGCGCTTCGGCAACTTCGCGGAGAATAGGAATAATCCAGGTTGCCGAAAGTCCGAAGGCTGGCTCTTTCGTGTCAAATCCATCAAGCTTCTCCTGGACATAACCCGGATTAATTGCCATGAGGTGATCAGGCATCAGTTCGCCGCTTGCGACCTTTATCCCTTTAATCTTCAGATGATATTGGTTTGGCTGAAGGCGGACATTGTCGCGAATTCGTATTGGCGGCACAACTATGCCGAGTTCACCTGCGAGTTGTTTGCGGATAGAACCAATGCGCTCAAGCAGATCGCCGCCTTGACTAACATCAACCATCGGGATCATGCCATAGCCGATCTCAAGTCCGATTGTGTCTACTTTGAGAAGGTCTTCGGTGCGCTCTTTGACTTCGACCGGGGACGTAGCTTTTTTGCGGGCATCATCGACGGCGCTCTTCTCACGATTTTTGGCGGCTTCGCGGGTTACCCAGCCAATACCGCCCACGATCACGCCAAGAACCAAAAATGTGAAGGCCGGCATCCCGGGGACAATTCCGAAGAGAATCAGAACGACCGCCGAAACCAGAATAGCTCTGGGCTGGCGGGTCAGTTGGTAAGTTAAATCAGCGCCCATATTCGATGATGAGGCAGCTCTGGTCACAATAATACCCGAGGCAGTCGAGACTAAAAGGGCCGGAATTTGGGTGACGAGACCGTCGCCAATGGAAAGTAAACTGTATGTTTTGAGTGCGTCGACAAAAGACATGTCTCTCATGGCGACGCCGATGATAAAGCCGCCGATGACATTGATTATCGTGATAAGTATTCCGGCGACGGCATCGCCGCGGACGAATTTCGACGCGCCATCCATCGCGCCATAAAAGTCCGCTTCGCGGGAAATTTGCTCGCGACGGTGTTTGGCGTCCTGGTCGCTGATAATTCCTGCATTGAGATCGGCATCGATTGCCATCTGTTTGCCGGGCATGGCATCGAGAGTAAACCTGGCAGCAACCTCGGAGATTCTACCTGCGCCCTTTGTGATGACAATAAATTGAATGATGACAAGTATGATGAAGACAATAAAACCGACCACGTAGTTGCCCTGGACAACGAAGTTACCAAACGAGTTAATAACTTCTCCTGCGTATGCCTCACCTAGAATCATTCTGGTTGAAGCCACGTTCAACGCGAGCCGCATCAGGGTCAATATCAAAAGCATTCCAGGGAAGACCGACAAGTCGAGCGGCTTGGTTATGTAGAGGGTCGTCAGCAAAACCACGAGCGAGAACGTGATATTGAAGGCCAGCGCGAAATCGAGCAACGCCGCCGGAATCGGAATAATGAGAACCGTAATGATACCAATGACTGCAATCGCCAGAGCAATATCCGCCCGCGAGGATATCATCGTCAAAAAGCCGCGGGATGTGTTTGCTTGGTTCATGAAAGCACCGGTGATTTATCTTTGAGTTTATAGACATACGCCAGAACCTCAGCCACCGCGCGATAGAGAGTCTGCGGAACCATCTGGCCGATTTCGCATAATTTGTAGAGGGCGCGGGCCAGCTGTTTGTCTTCGATAATCGGAATATCATTTTCGAGCGCGATCTGTTTAATACGAAGCGCGATAAGACGCTCTCCTTTGGCAAGAACAAACGGCGCATTCATGCGGTCTGAGTCGTATTTGATAGCGACCGCAAAGTGGGTCGGGTTGGTGATGACGACATCGGCTTTTACCACATCCTGCATCATTCGCTTGCGCGACATCTCACGCTGTATCTGGCGGATGCGCGATTTCATCTGCGGCGAGCCTTCGGTCTCTTTGTATTCTTCTTTGACTTCCTGCTTGGACATGCGAATTGATTTTTCGAATTCGTACTTTTGATACATGTAGTCGAGCACGGCGAGAATGAAAATGGCCACGCCGATTTTTACTGATATAAGCAAAGTCAGCTTGCCCATGGTGACAGCCAGTTGTGACACAGACATATCGGGCAGGAGAAAGAAACTCTCGAATTCTCCTGAGATAACTTTGTAGCCGACAAATCCAATGATGATAAGCTTTATGGTGTCGCGAAGGATATGGACAAATGATTTGGTCGAGAACAGGCGCTTACAGCCAGCGATGATATTAAGTTTTTCTAATTTAGGCTGAAGCGCCTTCGGGCTGATATGAAAGCCGACCTGGGCGACATTTGAACCGACGCCAATTATTAACAATGCGGCGAATATCGGCCCGAGGACCAGGAGATACATGAATATATTCTCGCGGAACATTTCGGACACGCCGCTGGCTGAGACATCAAAGGAAGTTGCGTTGCCAAGAATATGGCGCATAACATCGGCCAGTTGACCGGCCATGAAAGGTCCGAGCAGAAAGAGCGCGGTGAAACCGAGCGCGATAATAAACGCCGAGTTGAGCTCAGCCGATTTTGTGACCTGGCCTTCCTCGCGCGCTTTATCACGCCTGCGAGGCGACGCGCTTTCTGTTCTCTCCTGGAAATTTTCTTCAGCCATAAAACCGCCTAAGCCTTTCCTAAAGCTGAAAGAAGAACCGCGAGTTCGCTATTGAGGTAGAGGCTTGTTTTCTCAAGCACATAACTGAAGACCGGCAGCGACAGTCCGAGGACCGCTATTCCGGCGCCGATTTTGACGGCAAAGCCGACGATGAAGACGTTCATGGTCGGCATCATTTTCGAGACTGTCGCAAGGGCGATATCGGTCAGAAAGAGTGTCACCAATGCCGGCGAGGCGAGTTTGAGCGCGATAACAAAAACATAGGCGGTATAGCTGATCATGAGTTCTCCTGCGCCGCTTCCCATTGAAGCCTGGCCTGCGGGCATAACTTGGTAACTGTCTACAAAGGCCTGTATGATCAAATGATGTCCGTTAATGCAGAGAAAAATGAGCACAGCCAAAATGAACCAGAACTGGCCGATAATTGACTGTTCGCTCTCTGTGCTCGGGTCGATGACGTTGGCGATCGAAAGTCCTATTTGATATCCGACTATCGAACCGCCGGCTTGTACGCCTAAAAACAGAAGCATGAAAAAGAATCCGATGAGCGCGCCGACAAGGATTTCACGGAATGCGAGTGCGGCGAGATCGACGGTTGAAAGAACTGACGGCAGTTCTGTTCCGCCCATAGTCGATACTAAGATGCCTGAAAGTAAAATTGCCAGTCCGACTTTGAGCGCCATCGGCAGAGTCTTGTCTCCGATGACCGGAGCAAAGAAAAACAGTCCTGAGATGCGGAGGATGATAAGAAGGAAAAGCTGAAGTTTTTCCGCACCGAAGTTTACAAAATCAAACAATTCTCAAATCCTTTAGCCTATAGTTCGCCTTAATCGTATCTTGGTGTATCTCAAACCATGTGCCAAGGTGAACCGCCAATTTTTGGGCGCCTAAGTCAATGATTTACAAGCACTTGTGTTTCAACTAAAGCCGCTCAGATGAGAATGGAAAATCGTTTGTGGAAAAACTTACCAGCGATGTAGGAAAATAGTTCAGAAAACCGAGAGGGTTCGGCCTATTCGCATTGTATCGGCAGAAGTTGAAGAAACCTTTAGCGAGAAATGAGTAGCGGCGCTTTTTTCTTAACCTACGAGAGTGGGAATAAGATCAAACATGTGCCGTGTGAAATCAGTGAGCGTTGAAATCATCCAAGGCAAAAACAATAAGAGCGACAGCGAGACGGCCAATATTTTAGGAACATAAGTCAGCGTCATTTCATTGATTTGCGTCACTGCTTGAAATATTGAGATAATCAGCCCGATAACCAGCGCGCATGCCAAAAGCGGAGCGGAGACCAGGAGTGTTACCATCAAGGCCTCGCGGCCGATACTTACTACCATTTGCGGAGTCATGTTAATAATCCTCTATACTTTGAATGATTCAACAAGCGATTTCACCAACAGATACCAGCCATCGACAAGCACAAACAAAAGAATCTTAAACGGCAGTGAGACGACAACCGGTGGCAACATCAGCATACCCATAGACATTAGTACTGATGAGACAACCATATCTATAACCAGGAATGGAATAAAAATAACAAAAGCAATTTGGAATCCCGTCCGGAGCTCGGAAATAACAAAAGCCGGAACCAAAACATGGAGGGGAATATCTTCGGCGCTGTTTGGCGCAGGAAGCTTTGCGATATTTACAAAAAGCGCCAAATCCTGCTCGCGTGTTTGCGCCAACATGAATTTTTCAAATGGGGAGACAGCTTTTTTGTATGCTTCTTCGCCGCTGATTTGTTTGTCGAGATATGGTTTAAGCCCTTCGTTGTAGGCTTTGTCGGCCACGGGACCCATAATAAAAAAGGTCAGAATGAGCGCAAGTCCCGCTAACAACTGGTTGGGCGGCATTTGCGGTGTGCCCATAGCATGACGCAAAAATGACAGGACAATAATAATTCTAATAAACGATGTCACCATTATCAAAATCGACGGCGCGAGCGCCAGCACAGTCAACAGCAGGACTATCTGCAACGTCGTAGACAACTCAGCAGGCGAGCCCGATTCGCCGACTTGGACAGTAACTTTGGGTAACGATTGAGCCGCAGCTGAGCAGACGCTCAAAAATATAGCGGCAACGCCGACTGAAAGAAATACACGTAGTCTTTTCATATCCTATCTGTTTTCTCGCCGCAACATCCTGTCGCGACATATACTCCCGCCTATCCTCTGGCAGGAATGTTTTATTAGCGAACTTCGGAGGAAGCGATTACCCGCTTGGCTCCAAGTTCGCGAATTTTAGTCGATGCCGATTTCAGCAATTGACTAAAGGGCTCGCTCTCGACGGTTTTCGACTCAAGAGTGAGAAGATCTTTTGTCTCTGTCTCGGACAGTTCGGTAAGGGCTGTCATGCCATGTTCGGTAACTCCTACCAGAACCGCACGCCCTCCCACCTGCACGAGTGACAATGACTGTTTTGACCCGAGATATTTTGTTTCAAGAATGCGAAGGCTCCCCATGCTCTTGTTGCCGGGCAATCGTTTGCCCAGAAATTTCTTGAGCAAAAAGACGGCGACGTAAATGCAGAGTATGACCGCAATCAAGGCCGCGAACATTCGAATCATCGAGCCGACCGCCAGTGAAGGCGTGTAGATTAGAGCTGACTTATCAACGCTATTGGATTGAGCGGCCAAAGTATCTGTCGGGATTGTCTGAAACTCGGTTTGTGCGGATAGATGGGAAGCACCAGCCATACACATGCCGACCACACAAATAGTCAGAAGAAGAAAACTCTTCAACATTTTATTATCGATCGCCAGCTTATTCATTTGCCAGCGCTTTCAAACGTTCTTCCGGCGTCATGAGCTGGGTAATGCGCAGTCCGAAGTTCTCATCGACCACGACGACTTCGCCGCGCGCCACAACTTTATGGTTGACCAACAAATCAACCGGCTCACCGGCGAGTTTATTCAACTCGACCACTGAACCCGGCCCGAGCGAGAGGATATCAGCAATGGGCATTTTGGTTCTACCAAGCTCTATCGAGACTGGAAGATCAACATCCATGAGCAGTTCGATATTGTGCTGCGTACCCGCTCCGGCTGGCTGTTGTAATTGCTGAAACTCCGCTTTCGAAACAGACGCCGAACCAAAGTTGATTTCTTCTGGACGCGCTTTGGCGTCGTCGGACGGAAGCCCTTCGAGCATTTTCAGCATTGCGGCTTCGGCTTCCTCTTCAGAAGGGTCACCATCATTTACTACCGCAAATTGCTTTTGATTGGCTACATGCGCTCCATCATCGGGGAGTTCTTCTCCATTCGATGGAAAGTTAACATCCTTGTCATCAGTCATTTCGCATCTCCTCGGCGATATTGTCAAATAATTCTATCACTTGAAAAGCCCGTTTGGTGCCGGATGTACCGGGGCGGGCAAGAAACTTCTGTCTCCGGTTCACGCACACGCTGATTGGCGACTCGATACATTGCTCTGAGGGAATAACATCCCCGATTTGTAGATGGAGGAAGTCCCGCATTTTGATTTTTGTTTCAAGAAGGACCGCGGAAACGGTACTCGTTACTTTTTTGACATTGTGAACATTTGTCTTCCGGTCGCCTTCCATAGTTTTCTTTTTGGTGGCGTCAATCCAGTTTTGCGCCGAGAGTTTCGTGACAATCGGTTCAAGCGAAACATACGGATAGCAGATGGTCAAAAGTCCGGTAGACTGAAACAGCTTTACTTGAAACGAAATTACAACAACCGTTTCACCGGGCGGGACTATTTGAATAAACTGCGGATTGGTCTCAAAGCTTTTCTGTTCAACATCGATTTTGACCAGATTTTCCCAAGATTTTGTCAGCTCTTTGTACAGCCGCTCCACAAGCCGCGCTATCACCGATCGTTCGATCCCGGTTAGTTCGCGCTCGGTCTCTAAAATTCTGCCGTGTCCGCCGAACATTCGGTCGATTACTGAAAATGTAAGGGTCGGGTTGAAATCCACGAGACATACGCCTTCGAGTGGTTTCGCTGAAAATGTGTATGTACAGGATGGGGAGACAAGCGACATAATAAACTCTGAATAGGTAATTTGGTCAACAGAGACCAAATCGATATCCACAATCGAACGCATTGAAGCCGAGAGCATCGAGCCAAAATGCCCGGCGAAATTGTCGTGCATATTCTCAAGGGTGCGTATCTGATCTTTTGATACACGGTTTGGGTGCTTAAAATCGTACGAGACGACTGAACGAAGTTTCTCATCGCGAAACTTCTCATCGGGCGCATCCTGATCGCCGGTTGAGACTGTTGTCAGCAGTGCGTCGATTTCTTCCTGTGATAGTATCTTGGCCACGTCTCGCTCTTCCTCTGGTTATTGCAAAACAAAATCTGTGTAATAGACCCCGGCGAGGTCTTCGGTTTTCAATAGTTGCATCAATCGGGTTTTGACCTGAAGTCGGGTAATTTCTTTTTCGCGTGAATCGGTCAACTGTGCGACGGTCTTGGACGAAAGAATTGTAATCAAGGCGTCCCTGACTATCGGCTCACGTGCTTCCAAAGTCGCGGCAAGTTCCGCGGTCTCAAGTTCAAAACCGAACGAAACAGAGAGGAATCGTGAGCCACCGGTTCCGGCAGGGTTCACAACAATATCTTTGATAGTATATACTGTCGATTCGGAAGCTTTCTTCTCGGCGTGTGCGTCATCTTTGTCGCTACTGTCATGTTCAGTTGACTCTTCAACTTTTGTTCCCTCGGTTCCTGCCTCTGTTTGTTCGGCTGATTTACCGCGAGAGAGCATGAAAGCCACCCCTACGCCGATAATCACACAGAGCAAACCAACACCGCCAAAGAGCATGATCTTCTTTGATCCCCCTTTTTTAGGTTCGGCTTTGGCGCTTTCGCTGGAAGCGACGGTTGTTTTATCATCTTCTAAGGGCATTGCCTAACTCCTCTGAACCGGACTGCCGGACTCGGGTGCGGTCACCCGAGCCGACGACAGCCGTCTAAAGCCTGCCACTCGTTCGATTATCTGATCAATCGATTCCTTGACCATGATCTTTTTGCCGGTTGTCAGCGATATCATCGTGTCAGGAATCGCTTCGACAAACTCAATCAGGTCGGCATTGATGACCAGTTCCGCATCGTTTATTCGAGTAACTTTAATCATCTATTATCTCTTCAGGTTCACCAGCTCATCGAGCATGGCATCTGAGGTCGTAATTATTCTTGCGTTGGCCTGGAATCCGCGCTGGGCGGTAATCATACTGGTAAATTCCTGGGCGATGTCGACCGAGGACGATTCAAGCGCGCCTGAGGTTATCGAACCGGAAATTGTCTGACCAGCGACACCAGAAACCGCGGCTCCTGAGTTTGGCGATATCTGGTACATGGAACGTCCTGATTTGCGCAGGCCGCCTTGGTTGGTAAAATCAGCCAGCATAATTTGGGCAAGTACCCGTGTCACGCCGTTGCTAAAAATACCGGCGATATTGCCGCCTTGGTCGATATCTATTTTTTCGAGAATTCCAAGTCCGTAACCGTCCTGCTGGATAAGCTGGGCGGTCTTCTGACCGGCGAAGCCGGTGAGACCGTCGAACTGTCCTATAGTACCGGCATCGATGGCGATAGACATCACATCGGAGCCGTTTCTTGGATCAATGGTCACGCCTGACGCACCGCCAACATAATCAAACGTATTGAGCGAACCATCCGGATTGAACTGAACATATCCGAGTTTACCTCCGGTGATATCCTCATTCCCGAGCATCGCGGCAGTCCACTCCCAACGGTTGGGTACAATGGATTTAAAGAATTCGAGAGTCATTGTGTGTTTACCGCCCTGAGCATCGTAGACGTTAATTGAAGTAGCATGCAAGGTCGGATCAGTCTTGATAACCAGCGGATTTCCGCCGGTGGTGGCAAGTCCAGAGGTGTTGGCATCGATTGAGACTCCGCCGTTTCCGAGCCCCGTAAGACCGGTTACCAATCCGGTCGAGGTATTGAAAGTCAATCCAAGCTGTGAAGTAATCGGACCTGCCGAAGCGCCAAAGCCGCGATCGGGAGTGAAAATATCAGTTGCCACAAATGTACTGGCTGCGC
The sequence above is a segment of the Candidatus Zixiibacteriota bacterium genome. Coding sequences within it:
- the flhA gene encoding flagellar biosynthesis protein FlhA — translated: MNQANTSRGFLTMISSRADIALAIAVIGIITVLIIPIPAALLDFALAFNITFSLVVLLTTLYITKPLDLSVFPGMLLILTLMRLALNVASTRMILGEAYAGEVINSFGNFVVQGNYVVGFIVFIILVIIQFIVITKGAGRISEVAARFTLDAMPGKQMAIDADLNAGIISDQDAKHRREQISREADFYGAMDGASKFVRGDAVAGILITIINVIGGFIIGVAMRDMSFVDALKTYSLLSIGDGLVTQIPALLVSTASGIIVTRAASSSNMGADLTYQLTRQPRAILVSAVVLILFGIVPGMPAFTFLVLGVIVGGIGWVTREAAKNREKSAVDDARKKATSPVEVKERTEDLLKVDTIGLEIGYGMIPMVDVSQGGDLLERIGSIRKQLAGELGIVVPPIRIRDNVRLQPNQYHLKIKGIKVASGELMPDHLMAINPGYVQEKLDGFDTKEPAFGLSATWIIPILREVAEARGYTVVSPSAVLATHLTEIIRTASPEILTRQDVRHLVDTLKEDSPALVDSVIPELISLGTLHKVLQTLLAERIPVRDLATIVETIADYIGMTKESDVLAEYVRMALKRQITELHRNEQGAIHVFTIDPALEQQMADGVQNTKQGLMMILDPALTETIIKRTGEQVSLMQTRGFTPVCICSPNIRLALRRALEVSHPTLAVISYNEILPHIDVISTGLVRLHHDN
- the flhB gene encoding flagellar biosynthesis protein FlhB, yielding MAEENFQERTESASPRRRDKAREEGQVTKSAELNSAFIIALGFTALFLLGPFMAGQLADVMRHILGNATSFDVSASGVSEMFRENIFMYLLVLGPIFAALLIIGVGSNVAQVGFHISPKALQPKLEKLNIIAGCKRLFSTKSFVHILRDTIKLIIIGFVGYKVISGEFESFFLLPDMSVSQLAVTMGKLTLLISVKIGVAIFILAVLDYMYQKYEFEKSIRMSKQEVKEEYKETEGSPQMKSRIRQIQREMSRKRMMQDVVKADVVITNPTHFAVAIKYDSDRMNAPFVLAKGERLIALRIKQIALENDIPIIEDKQLARALYKLCEIGQMVPQTLYRAVAEVLAYVYKLKDKSPVLS
- the fliR gene encoding flagellar biosynthetic protein FliR; protein product: MFDFVNFGAEKLQLFLLIILRISGLFFFAPVIGDKTLPMALKVGLAILLSGILVSTMGGTELPSVLSTVDLAALAFREILVGALIGFFFMLLFLGVQAGGSIVGYQIGLSIANVIDPSTESEQSIIGQFWFILAVLIFLCINGHHLIIQAFVDSYQVMPAGQASMGSGAGELMISYTAYVFVIALKLASPALVTLFLTDIALATVSKMMPTMNVFIVGFAVKIGAGIAVLGLSLPVFSYVLEKTSLYLNSELAVLLSALGKA
- the fliQ gene encoding flagellar biosynthesis protein FliQ, which gives rise to MTPQMVVSIGREALMVTLLVSAPLLACALVIGLIISIFQAVTQINEMTLTYVPKILAVSLSLLLFLPWMISTLTDFTRHMFDLIPTLVG
- the fliP gene encoding flagellar type III secretion system pore protein FliP (The bacterial flagellar biogenesis protein FliP forms a type III secretion system (T3SS)-type pore required for flagellar assembly.) encodes the protein MKRLRVFLSVGVAAIFLSVCSAAAQSLPKVTVQVGESGSPAELSTTLQIVLLLTVLALAPSILIMVTSFIRIIIVLSFLRHAMGTPQMPPNQLLAGLALILTFFIMGPVADKAYNEGLKPYLDKQISGEEAYKKAVSPFEKFMLAQTREQDLALFVNIAKLPAPNSAEDIPLHVLVPAFVISELRTGFQIAFVIFIPFLVIDMVVSSVLMSMGMLMLPPVVVSLPFKILLFVLVDGWYLLVKSLVESFKV
- the fliO gene encoding flagellar biosynthetic protein FliO, translating into MNKLAIDNKMLKSFLLLTICVVGMCMAGASHLSAQTEFQTIPTDTLAAQSNSVDKSALIYTPSLAVGSMIRMFAALIAVILCIYVAVFLLKKFLGKRLPGNKSMGSLRILETKYLGSKQSLSLVQVGGRAVLVGVTEHGMTALTELSETETKDLLTLESKTVESEPFSQLLKSASTKIRELGAKRVIASSEVR
- the fliM gene encoding flagellar motor switch protein FliM, which produces MAKILSQEEIDALLTTVSTGDQDAPDEKFRDEKLRSVVSYDFKHPNRVSKDQIRTLENMHDNFAGHFGSMLSASMRSIVDIDLVSVDQITYSEFIMSLVSPSCTYTFSAKPLEGVCLVDFNPTLTFSVIDRMFGGHGRILETERELTGIERSVIARLVERLYKELTKSWENLVKIDVEQKSFETNPQFIQIVPPGETVVVISFQVKLFQSTGLLTICYPYVSLEPIVTKLSAQNWIDATKKKTMEGDRKTNVHNVKKVTSTVSAVLLETKIKMRDFLHLQIGDVIPSEQCIESPISVCVNRRQKFLARPGTSGTKRAFQVIELFDNIAEEMRND
- a CDS encoding flagellar basal body-associated FliL family protein — its product is MPLEDDKTTVASSESAKAEPKKGGSKKIMLFGGVGLLCVIIGVGVAFMLSRGKSAEQTEAGTEGTKVEESTEHDSSDKDDAHAEKKASESTVYTIKDIVVNPAGTGGSRFLSVSFGFELETAELAATLEAREPIVRDALITILSSKTVAQLTDSREKEITRLQVKTRLMQLLKTEDLAGVYYTDFVLQ
- a CDS encoding flagellar FlbD family protein, encoding MIKVTRINDAELVINADLIEFVEAIPDTMISLTTGKKIMVKESIDQIIERVAGFRRLSSARVTAPESGSPVQRS